In a single window of the bacterium genome:
- the ggt gene encoding gamma-glutamyltransferase translates to MRCTLSIHRISGRLLSRALLLAALLAAACRPATEAPAPTPAAARAPERSATDAPTKLVRSTGGVVVSATEIASRIGRDVLASGGNALDAAIATGFALAVTHPAAGNIGGGGFIVIRFPDGRTTSFNFREKAPLRAHPEMFLDSTGRYSSRLHHDSHLAVGVPGTVAGFALAHERYGSKPWRELVEPAVRLARDGFPVMPGLARSLQAVLPSMQRYPASVAAFSKNGTPYEPGEIWKQPDLARTLERIMRQGRDGFYRGETARLIAEEMRRGGGWITEEDLARYEAKEQPPLRGTYRGYEVISMGPPSSGGIALIQMLNILEGYDLRAMGHNSAEYIHHLVEAMRRAYRDRARWVADTDFVEVPIEWLTSKEYAAELRATIDPERASRSSPEDVELVAESMETTHYSVVDANGMAVSVTYTLEASYGSKITVPGAGFLLNNEMGDFNAAPGLTNERGLIGTEPNLARPGQRMLSSMTPTILAKDGRVVAVIGSPGGRTIINTVLQITLNLVDFGMSIEEAVSAPRIHHQWLPDEIRIERAGADPETIRALEAMGHTVRVGGTQGRAHSIFVDAAGVRIGFADPRDEDAGAAATER, encoded by the coding sequence ATGCGCTGTACGCTTTCGATCCACCGCATCTCGGGACGCCTGCTCTCCCGTGCGCTGCTGCTCGCCGCGCTGCTCGCCGCGGCGTGCCGCCCCGCCACGGAGGCGCCGGCCCCGACGCCCGCGGCTGCCCGTGCTCCCGAGCGCAGCGCGACGGACGCGCCCACGAAGCTCGTCCGCTCGACGGGCGGCGTCGTCGTCTCCGCGACGGAGATCGCCAGCCGCATCGGCCGCGACGTCCTCGCCTCGGGCGGCAACGCGCTGGATGCCGCGATCGCGACCGGCTTCGCACTGGCGGTCACCCACCCGGCCGCCGGGAACATCGGCGGCGGCGGCTTCATCGTGATCCGCTTCCCGGATGGCCGCACGACCAGCTTCAACTTCCGGGAGAAGGCCCCGCTCCGGGCGCATCCCGAGATGTTCCTGGATTCGACGGGTCGGTACTCGTCGCGCCTCCACCACGACAGCCACCTGGCGGTGGGCGTGCCCGGTACGGTGGCGGGCTTCGCGCTCGCCCACGAGCGCTACGGCTCCAAGCCGTGGCGGGAGCTGGTCGAGCCCGCCGTCCGCCTCGCGCGCGACGGCTTCCCCGTCATGCCCGGCCTCGCCCGCTCGCTCCAGGCCGTGCTCCCCTCGATGCAGCGCTATCCCGCCAGCGTGGCCGCGTTCTCGAAGAACGGCACGCCCTACGAGCCCGGTGAGATCTGGAAGCAGCCGGACCTCGCCCGCACCCTCGAGCGCATCATGCGGCAGGGGCGGGACGGGTTCTACCGGGGCGAGACCGCGCGCCTGATCGCCGAGGAGATGCGCCGCGGCGGCGGCTGGATCACGGAGGAGGACCTCGCCCGCTACGAGGCGAAGGAGCAGCCGCCCCTCCGCGGCACCTACCGCGGCTACGAGGTCATCAGCATGGGCCCGCCCTCGAGCGGCGGCATCGCGCTCATCCAGATGCTGAACATCCTCGAGGGCTACGACCTCCGTGCGATGGGCCACAACTCCGCGGAGTACATCCATCACCTCGTGGAGGCAATGCGCCGCGCGTACCGCGACCGCGCGCGCTGGGTGGCGGACACGGACTTCGTCGAGGTCCCGATCGAGTGGCTCACCAGCAAGGAGTACGCGGCGGAGCTGCGCGCCACCATCGATCCCGAGCGCGCCTCCCGCTCCTCGCCCGAGGACGTCGAGCTCGTGGCCGAGAGCATGGAGACCACCCACTACTCCGTGGTGGACGCCAACGGCATGGCCGTCTCCGTCACCTACACGCTCGAGGCCAGCTACGGCTCCAAGATCACCGTGCCGGGCGCCGGGTTCCTGCTGAACAACGAGATGGGCGACTTCAACGCCGCGCCGGGCCTCACCAACGAACGCGGGCTGATCGGCACCGAGCCCAACCTCGCCCGGCCCGGGCAGCGCATGCTGTCCAGCATGACGCCCACGATCCTGGCGAAGGACGGCCGTGTCGTCGCAGTGATCGGCAGCCCCGGCGGCCGCACGATCATCAACACGGTGCTCCAGATCACGCTGAACCTGGTGGACTTCGGCATGAGCATCGAGGAGGCGGTGTCCGCGCCCCGCATCCACCACCAGTGGCTGCCGGATGAGATCCGTATCGAGCGGGCCGGCGCGGATCCCGAGACGATCCGCGCTCTGGAGGCGATGGGGCACACCGTCCGGGTAGGCGGCACCCAGGGCCGCGCGCACTCGATCTTCGTGGATGCGGCTGGAGTCCGCATCGGCTTTGCCGACCCGCGTGACGAGGACGCGGGCGCAGCGGCGACGGAACGCTGA
- a CDS encoding amidohydrolase, whose amino-acid sequence MRTPLFAALAFALAPAPALSLQAPAQLSGEVRQYVAVDAPVVALTNVRVVDGTGAPPVEGQTIIIENGRIVEVGPAAQVRPPAGAHTLDLSGHTVIPGLVGMHNHTFYTTTARSVQLSYSAPRLYLASGVTTIRTTGAASPYAELNLKRAIEQGRVPGPRMFVTGPYLNGPSSSTHMMQVNAPEDARRVVAYWAEEGASWFKAYAQISRAELKAAIEEAHRRGLKVTGHLCSVSFREAVALGIDNLEHGLFTNSDWDPDKQPDVCPAGMRGHLAHVEVSSPEVQQTIREMVENGVAMTSTLAVYELTVPNRPPLEQRVLDAMSPETREEYLRTREEIARNAATSVMPRVFRKAQEFEVAFVRAGGLLGAGVDPTGIGGALPGFGDQRNYELLIEAGFTPVEAIQIMSLNGAKILGLDDELGSIAKGKRADLVVIRGNPITTPAEIRNVTIVFKDGIGYDSAKLIESVKGQVGVR is encoded by the coding sequence ATGAGAACGCCACTCTTCGCCGCCCTTGCCTTCGCCCTCGCTCCGGCCCCGGCCCTGAGCCTCCAGGCGCCTGCCCAGCTCTCGGGCGAGGTCCGGCAGTACGTCGCGGTGGACGCGCCCGTCGTCGCGCTCACCAACGTGCGCGTGGTGGACGGAACCGGCGCGCCACCCGTGGAAGGTCAGACGATCATCATCGAGAACGGCCGCATCGTCGAGGTCGGCCCCGCGGCGCAGGTCCGCCCGCCGGCCGGCGCGCACACGCTGGACCTGAGCGGCCACACCGTGATCCCTGGCCTCGTCGGCATGCACAACCACACGTTCTATACGACGACGGCCCGCAGCGTCCAGCTCTCCTACAGCGCGCCGCGCCTCTACCTGGCCAGCGGCGTCACCACGATCCGCACGACCGGCGCCGCGTCGCCCTACGCGGAGCTCAATCTCAAGCGCGCCATCGAGCAGGGCAGGGTGCCGGGGCCGCGAATGTTCGTGACCGGGCCGTACCTCAACGGGCCGAGCAGCAGCACCCACATGATGCAGGTCAACGCGCCGGAGGACGCGCGCCGCGTCGTCGCGTACTGGGCGGAAGAGGGCGCGAGCTGGTTCAAGGCGTACGCGCAGATCAGCCGCGCGGAGCTGAAGGCCGCCATCGAGGAGGCGCATCGCCGCGGCCTCAAGGTCACGGGGCACCTCTGCTCGGTCTCGTTCCGCGAAGCCGTGGCGCTGGGGATCGACAACCTCGAGCACGGGCTGTTCACCAACAGCGACTGGGACCCGGACAAGCAGCCGGACGTCTGCCCGGCGGGCATGCGCGGCCACCTCGCCCACGTGGAGGTGTCCAGCCCCGAGGTGCAGCAGACCATCCGCGAGATGGTCGAGAACGGCGTCGCCATGACGTCCACGCTCGCGGTCTACGAGCTGACCGTGCCGAACCGGCCGCCGCTCGAACAACGCGTGCTGGACGCCATGTCCCCCGAGACGCGGGAGGAGTACCTGCGCACCCGCGAGGAGATCGCGCGCAACGCCGCCACGTCCGTCATGCCCCGGGTCTTCCGCAAGGCGCAGGAGTTCGAGGTCGCCTTCGTGCGGGCGGGCGGCCTGCTCGGCGCCGGCGTGGACCCCACCGGCATTGGCGGCGCGCTGCCCGGCTTCGGCGACCAGCGCAACTACGAACTCTTGATCGAGGCCGGCTTCACGCCCGTCGAGGCGATCCAGATCATGAGCCTCAACGGCGCGAAGATCCTGGGGCTGGACGACGAGCTCGGCTCGATCGCGAAGGGCAAGAGGGCCGACCTCGTCGTGATCCGGGGCAACCCGATCACGACGCCGGCCGAGATCCGCAACGTGACGATCGTCTTCAAGGATGGGATCGGCTACGACTCGGCGAAGCTGATCGAGTCGGTGAAGGGACAGGTCGGCGTGCGGTGA